From the genome of Pseudomonas sp. TMP9, one region includes:
- a CDS encoding polyamine ABC transporter substrate-binding protein, with the protein MPRLFASLLLTLLPLLASAEEVIRVYNWNDYIAPQVLKDFEAETGIRVEYLTFSTAEELETVLSSGEAIDVAVPSHDALPAMIKNGTLQPLDFSLLPNRKHLDKQLLSTLVALDPANRHALPYLWGAVGLAINTPQAEAAFGGPLPNSWSLLFDAEQSSRLASCGISILDAADETFTLLLNYQGRSLARSAPSRIERSSKVLDGLRPNLRYIDSERYIDDLNQGKLCVAMAWVGDALAAAAAGQPVRFLVPDEGSVLFIDSLVIPSSAKRPDLAHRFINYLMQPKVAALITAETLYPSGNADSREFLDETLRNQPDLYPDRDTKRRLHPLETLPEKHSAVVDGIWTRFRDGN; encoded by the coding sequence ATGCCACGCTTGTTTGCCTCACTGCTGCTTACCCTGCTGCCGCTGCTGGCCAGTGCCGAAGAGGTGATCCGCGTCTACAACTGGAATGACTATATCGCCCCGCAAGTGCTCAAGGATTTCGAGGCTGAAACCGGCATTCGGGTGGAGTACCTGACCTTCAGTACCGCCGAGGAATTGGAAACGGTGTTGTCCAGCGGTGAGGCCATTGATGTCGCCGTGCCTTCGCATGATGCGCTGCCGGCCATGATCAAGAACGGCACGCTGCAACCGTTAGACTTCAGCCTCTTGCCCAACCGCAAACACCTCGACAAACAGTTGCTCAGCACCTTGGTCGCCCTCGACCCCGCCAACCGTCACGCCCTGCCGTATTTGTGGGGGGCCGTGGGTCTGGCGATCAACACGCCGCAGGCGGAAGCTGCATTTGGTGGACCGCTACCCAATAGCTGGAGCCTGCTGTTCGATGCAGAACAAAGCTCACGTCTAGCCAGTTGCGGCATCAGCATATTGGATGCAGCCGATGAGACCTTTACCTTGCTGCTCAATTATCAGGGCCGCAGCCTGGCGCGCAGCGCACCGAGCAGGATCGAACGCTCCAGCAAGGTGCTGGATGGTTTACGGCCTAACCTGCGTTACATCGACAGTGAGCGTTACATCGATGACCTCAACCAAGGCAAGTTGTGCGTGGCCATGGCCTGGGTTGGCGATGCGTTGGCCGCCGCCGCTGCAGGTCAGCCGGTGCGCTTTCTGGTGCCTGATGAAGGCTCGGTGCTATTTATCGACAGTTTGGTCATCCCCAGCAGCGCCAAGCGCCCCGACCTGGCTCATCGGTTTATCAACTACCTGATGCAGCCTAAAGTTGCCGCATTGATCACCGCCGAAACCCTTTACCCGAGTGGCAACGCGGATTCGCGCGAGTTTCTCGACGAAACCCTACGCAACCAGCCAGATCTCTACCCCGATCGCGACACCAAACGCCGGCTGCACCCGCTGGAAACTCTGCCGGAAAAACACAGCGCGGTTGTCGATGGGATATGGACGCGCTTTCGCGATGGCAATTGA
- a CDS encoding glutamine synthetase family protein — protein MSVPPRVVQLNEANAFLKKHPEVLFVDLLIADMNGVVRGKRIERASLHKVYERGINLPASLFALDINGSTVESTGLGLDIGDADRVCFPIPNTLCYEPWQKRPTAQLLMTMHEMEGQPFFADPREVLRQVVEKFDELGLTICAAFELEFYLIDQANVNGRPQPPLSPLSGKRPHSTQVYLIDDLDEYAECLQDILEGAKEQGIPADAIVKESAPAQFEVNLHHVADPIKACDYALLLKRLVKNIAYDHEMDTTFMAKPYPNQAGNGLHVHISILDKQGNNIFACEEPEQNDALRHAIGGVLETMPASMAFLCPNVNSYRRFGAQYYVPNSPSWGIDNRTVALRVPNDTADAVRIEHRVAGADANPYLLLSAVLAGIHHGLTNKIEPGAPIEGNSYEQNEQSLPNNLRDALRELDDSEILARYIDPKYIDIFVACKESELAEFENSISDLEYNWYLHTV, from the coding sequence ATGTCTGTACCCCCGCGTGTCGTTCAGCTTAACGAAGCGAACGCGTTCCTTAAGAAACACCCTGAGGTCTTGTTCGTCGACCTTCTAATTGCAGATATGAATGGTGTGGTGCGCGGTAAGCGTATCGAGCGCGCGAGCCTGCACAAGGTTTACGAGCGCGGCATCAATCTCCCGGCCTCTTTATTCGCCCTGGATATCAACGGCTCGACAGTGGAAAGCACTGGCTTGGGTTTAGATATCGGCGATGCCGACCGGGTCTGCTTTCCCATCCCCAACACCCTGTGCTACGAGCCATGGCAGAAGCGCCCTACCGCGCAACTGTTAATGACCATGCATGAAATGGAAGGCCAGCCGTTTTTTGCTGACCCTCGGGAAGTGTTGCGTCAGGTGGTTGAGAAGTTCGACGAACTAGGCCTTACCATTTGCGCCGCGTTTGAGTTGGAGTTTTACCTGATCGACCAAGCTAATGTGAACGGTCGTCCTCAGCCGCCACTGTCGCCGCTGTCCGGTAAGCGTCCGCACTCGACTCAGGTGTACCTGATCGACGACCTTGATGAATACGCTGAATGCCTTCAAGACATTCTTGAAGGTGCCAAAGAGCAAGGCATCCCGGCTGACGCCATCGTCAAGGAAAGCGCGCCTGCACAGTTCGAAGTGAACCTGCACCACGTCGCGGACCCGATCAAAGCCTGTGATTACGCACTGCTGCTTAAGCGACTGGTGAAGAACATCGCGTACGACCATGAGATGGACACCACCTTCATGGCCAAGCCCTACCCGAATCAAGCGGGCAACGGGCTGCATGTGCACATCTCGATTCTCGATAAGCAGGGCAATAATATTTTCGCCTGCGAGGAGCCTGAGCAGAACGATGCGCTGCGCCATGCCATTGGTGGCGTATTGGAAACCATGCCTGCATCGATGGCCTTCCTCTGCCCTAACGTCAATTCGTACCGTCGTTTCGGTGCGCAGTATTACGTGCCGAACTCGCCGAGCTGGGGCATCGACAACCGTACCGTGGCCCTGCGGGTGCCGAATGACACGGCTGATGCGGTGCGCATCGAACACCGCGTAGCCGGTGCAGACGCCAACCCATACCTGCTGCTGTCCGCCGTATTGGCCGGTATCCACCACGGCCTGACCAACAAGATCGAGCCGGGCGCGCCTATTGAAGGCAACTCTTACGAGCAAAACGAGCAAAGCCTGCCAAACAACCTGCGTGATGCCCTGCGCGAGTTGGATGACAGTGAAATCCTGGCGCGTTATATCGACCCGAAATACATCGATATCTTCGTCGCCTGTAAGGAAAGCGAGTTAGCCGAGTTCGAGAACTCCATCTCTGACCTCGAATACAACTGGTACCTGCACACCGTTTGA
- a CDS encoding gamma-glutamyl-gamma-aminobutyrate hydrolase family protein translates to MSRQPIIGVSACTKQIGHNIYHTAGDKYLQAIAQVAGGMPVIIPALGEQLDQAYLLQHLDGLVFTGSPSNVEPHHYAGDASEPGTAHDPARDTTTLPLIKAAIAAGIPVLGICRGFQEMNVAFGGTLHQRVHEVAGLMDHREPADLLADQQYGLRHALHVQPGGLLASIGLPADIQVNSIHGQGVQRLAPGLRVEALAPDGLIEAFSVVAAKSFALGVQWHPEWQVRSNPNYLAIFQAFGEACRKTAGQR, encoded by the coding sequence ATGTCGCGCCAGCCGATAATCGGCGTCAGTGCCTGCACCAAGCAGATCGGGCACAACATCTACCACACTGCCGGTGATAAATACCTGCAGGCCATTGCGCAGGTTGCTGGCGGTATGCCGGTGATCATCCCCGCGCTTGGCGAGCAGCTTGATCAAGCTTACCTGTTGCAACACCTTGACGGTCTGGTCTTTACCGGCTCGCCATCCAATGTTGAGCCTCATCATTATGCGGGTGATGCCAGCGAGCCTGGCACCGCTCACGACCCCGCGCGTGACACCACCACACTTCCTCTTATTAAAGCAGCAATTGCCGCTGGCATTCCGGTGCTAGGTATTTGCCGCGGCTTTCAAGAAATGAATGTGGCATTTGGCGGCACCCTGCACCAACGCGTGCACGAAGTGGCCGGGCTGATGGACCACCGCGAGCCGGCCGACCTGCTCGCAGACCAGCAATACGGCTTGCGCCATGCGCTGCATGTGCAGCCGGGTGGGCTGCTGGCCAGCATCGGCTTGCCGGCCGACATTCAAGTCAACTCCATTCACGGCCAAGGCGTGCAGCGTCTGGCGCCGGGTCTTCGCGTAGAAGCGTTAGCGCCGGATGGGTTGATTGAAGCCTTCTCCGTCGTTGCCGCCAAAAGCTTCGCCTTAGGGGTGCAATGGCACCCCGAATGGCAGGTACGCTCTAACCCCAATTATCTCGCCATCTTCCAGGCCTTTGGTGAGGCTTGCAGGAAGACGGCGGGGCAACGCTGA
- a CDS encoding glutamine synthetase family protein has translation MSTKLDQLSSWLKERKITEVECLICDLTGIARGKISPTNKFLDEKGMRLPESVLLQTVTGDYVEDDIYYDLLDEADIDMFCRPDENAVFLVPWAIEPTAMVIHDSFDKQGNPIELSPRNILKNVLKLYADKGWKPIVAPEMEFYLTKRNSDPDFPLVAPIGRSGRPETGRQSFSIDAANEFDPLFEDMYDWCELQGLDLDTLIHEEGPAQMEINFRHGEALHLADQILVFKRTMREAALKHDVAATFMAKPITDQPGSAMHIHQSVVDIKTGKNLFSNPDGSMSELFMLHIGGLQKYIPELLPLFAPNVNSFRRFLPDTSAPVNVEWGEENRTVGLRVPEATPENRRVENRLAGADANPYLALAATLLCGYMGMVGDVKPSAPVKGRGYERRNLRLPVTIESALERMEACKDAEKYLGEKFIRGYVAVKRAEHENFKRVISSWEREFLLLSV, from the coding sequence ATGAGCACCAAACTAGACCAGCTTTCGAGCTGGCTGAAAGAACGCAAAATCACCGAAGTTGAATGCCTGATCTGCGACCTTACCGGCATTGCCCGCGGTAAGATTTCGCCGACCAACAAGTTCCTCGACGAAAAAGGCATGCGCCTCCCTGAGAGTGTGTTGCTGCAAACCGTAACCGGCGACTATGTCGAGGATGACATCTATTACGACCTGCTCGACGAGGCAGACATTGACATGTTCTGCCGCCCGGATGAGAACGCGGTGTTCCTGGTGCCGTGGGCCATCGAGCCGACCGCCATGGTGATCCATGACTCGTTCGACAAGCAGGGCAACCCGATTGAGCTGTCGCCACGCAACATTCTTAAGAATGTGCTCAAGCTCTATGCGGACAAAGGCTGGAAGCCGATTGTCGCGCCGGAAATGGAGTTTTACCTGACCAAGCGCAACAGCGATCCGGACTTCCCGCTGGTCGCGCCGATTGGCCGCTCCGGCCGCCCGGAGACGGGCCGTCAGTCTTTCTCCATCGATGCCGCCAACGAATTCGACCCGCTGTTCGAAGACATGTACGACTGGTGCGAACTGCAAGGCTTGGACCTCGATACGTTGATCCACGAAGAAGGGCCGGCGCAGATGGAAATCAACTTCCGTCACGGCGAAGCCCTGCACCTGGCCGACCAGATTCTGGTGTTCAAGCGCACCATGCGTGAAGCCGCGCTTAAGCACGATGTGGCCGCCACCTTTATGGCCAAGCCAATCACCGATCAGCCGGGCAGTGCCATGCACATCCACCAAAGCGTGGTGGATATCAAAACCGGTAAGAACCTGTTCTCCAACCCAGACGGCAGCATGAGCGAGCTGTTTATGCTGCACATCGGCGGCCTGCAAAAGTACATCCCTGAACTACTGCCGCTGTTTGCACCGAACGTCAACTCGTTCCGCCGCTTCCTGCCGGACACCTCTGCGCCGGTGAACGTCGAGTGGGGCGAAGAAAATCGCACCGTGGGCCTGCGCGTACCAGAAGCTACGCCCGAGAACCGCCGCGTGGAAAACCGCCTCGCGGGTGCTGACGCCAACCCTTACTTGGCGCTGGCCGCCACGTTGCTGTGCGGCTACATGGGCATGGTGGGCGACGTTAAACCCAGCGCGCCCGTTAAAGGCCGGGGTTATGAGCGGCGCAACCTGCGCCTGCCCGTCACCATTGAAAGTGCTTTGGAACGGATGGAGGCCTGTAAGGACGCCGAGAAGTACCTGGGTGAGAAGTTCATCCGTGGCTACGTAGCGGTTAAGCGCGCCGAGCATGAAAACTTTAAGCGCGTCATCAGTTCGTGGGAGCGTGAGTTCCTGTTGTTGTCCGTTTAA